One Drosophila willistoni isolate 14030-0811.24 chromosome XL unlocalized genomic scaffold, UCI_dwil_1.1 Seg142, whole genome shotgun sequence genomic window, ACTCGATAATAGGACTGATTGAAAATACAATTATGTAATTTCAATATGAATAAAACTTATGTTACACTAAAGAATTCTTTCAATTATAATGCTTTTAAATTGCAACTGATATTGGTTATTTAATACCTTTTTTCTTAAGTATTAagaataattaataaaaacgtTCCCTAGACATTACAATTACAAGtcaaaagtatttaatttacTATGTTATTTTGTGCTTCTAATATGAATTTTGAAACTAATCCCTATCTAATTGGTCTTGTCTATTTTATTAGcgatttcttttaattaattttaattatatttattaaatttttaattataaaataggtATTTAAAAGTCGCATAGACTTTTACTTTAAACGcacaataagtattttttctctccctccccctctctctttctgtctctctctctctctctctctgacttTTCTTTACTTACTTATTGTCGGCTTgcgttttaattaattttctaaaggtatgttgtattttttttttgcggcaaactcttttgcttcttctgttgctgcttttgCAACATTCAGACATTAAAAGCAAACCGCATGGAATTTTCTTAACTTATAtaccacatacatatataaagataCCTTAACAAAATCTTCTCCTTATGGCAGACTACCCAACGGTTAGTTAGATACGTGCCAGTTAAGATTATAGTAAAAATACAatctaaatatatacatatttaaatataacaCGTGGAAATGCTCTAGTGACTTAAAACGGTAGACCAACCGTTAATCAAAGTGCCTAAAATCAACAAGTTCTATATCAAATTTAATCTAATATACAGAGTAAACACACTAACGCAGTGCCAGATTAGCACGACTAGAAGAGACTTAAAAACTGAAAGGTAGATTcaatatttattcatttatcaAAATATAGTAAATggagaaaaatttaatttgaaaaattctataaattcGTAACTTCTTAGCTTTGCGAATCTGtaactttgccaaattttaactgatttttaaAAGAGATATCtcattttaattcaattttaaataaatcacgcctattttctgttttgaacagccaattattaaaaaacggaattttttaaagttttaatttggtcaatttttgagtttttgaaaaatacaTGTCTTTATTTTCAAGTTAAAATAATGACTCGAGATCTCGATTCTAGTCGAGTCTAGTCAAGTTCAGTGCCAAAAATATCCAAATCTCTTATTCTAAATCCAGAAGTGAGTTTCCAGTCACCGAAATTGATTATCGGTAAAATTCTTCAAGGGGCTATGAtaattgtaattaaaacaCGAAGTTCCTTTTACTAAGCTTCTTGGGTAATAATGAAGAATCTGTTAATCAACAAACCGTTTTTTATGAAAGACTGGGTAAAAGATGTTTAGGGGACTGTTAAATAATAGTCAAGGAGTTCCTTTTCCTCACTTAAATAtgaaaagaatttttaaagttttcgTCAACatgtttcaatatttcaactattttaaattacatatacatatagccATTAATATGGCTCTTCAAATTAAAAAACGAGAACAATTTTCACTCCGAAAACGaaattttccttttaaaaCTGATCAATTTTACCTCGTAAATGATCTTCAAAATTATGAGCTAGATCCGACTTTGGTTATCTATaagtattgtatatttttcaaattctttaaaattaaaataggTGTAGGCAAAACAAAAGAGGGCTTAAATTAACATTGAAATGCAGATTGTCATTATTTTGAACATTCAAGTTAATcttttttaaatgtgtataGACCGAAGACTGTTCCCCTTTAGGATTGCTTAACTTGTACTTATTGGCCATTTTAAAGATCAACCTTTAATAGTTAGTGTTGAGCTCATTtcgttttatttaatttacgtATTTTAGGTAATCGAATTCAGCCCCATAAATCGGCTAACTGTCAATAATTATTATGGCATGTTTATGCGTTCAAATTGTTTCATAAAAACCTATAATCTCGGTATGAGTATTGTAATTATTGGCTAATTGAGCTAATGGTAACGCAAAATATCCAtaaattcaaaagaaaaacGCAACGAGAAATTTCCTTAATTAATGTTGGGGCTTccttttaatttttggtttttttttttgtttcattgttttttgcattttttttttaaattggttGCATGCCACGAAAAAATTTGCATGGttccaaaagaaaagaaaagaaaagaaaacctGCAAGTGGCTTGATGAACAAAACTCATGACGAGAGGGGGAAAAATGAAGTATGGGAGGGGTTTCGTTGAGTTTCGTTCCGTCGATTGATTTAACGGCATGATTTggcgtaaaaaaaaaatagcctTAAATAACCAAAATCATTTAAGACGCTTTTGTGGTCAATGaccaaaattataaataataataataaaaaaatttaaaaaaaattgttgatgACTTTTCCCTCGTCATTTTTTCAGGGCATCGTTCAAAGCAATCCAAATCCCAATGGcagtggcaatggcaatggcaatggagTTGGAACTGGAGCTGGGTCAACTGTGCCAGCAGCTATGATACAGCCGGCAAAGGTCTTTCATAATACGCGATGCACAAGGCATCATAAGCCGCATCATTTGCATAGCAATGGAGTTGGAGGACTAGCTGCTGTCGGAGGATTGGAGGCAACACCACACCAAAGGGAACGTGATCGAGAGCGGGAACGTGAACGAGATCGTGAACGTGAACGTGATCGTGAACgtgagcaacaacaacaacagcagcaacagcaacatcatctGCAACATCATATGCATAGTCACAGCCAAGGTTTACGTAGAAAATCTGAATCGGTGCTATCCACCGATTCGGATATACGTTTCACTCGTCGCAAATTGGGCGATGGACAGAAATGTGGATGCGCTGTGATAGCTGGCTTTCTGATAGCCCTCCTGGTGGCCggtatatttgtttatattggtTGTAAGTTAACTTTAAACATGATAGCAATTGCTGAGCtttgaaattgattttctttGTACTCGGTAGATACGTATTTCCGCCCGGAACCGCTGCCAGATCGCATATTTCGTGGTCGTTTCATGGTGCTCAATGATAAATGGAGCATGGATTTGGCCAATCAGAATTCTCTGCGTTTTCAGCATAAAGCCCGGGATTATCGGGAGCGCATAAATCTAACATTAAGACGTTCCGATTTACGTGAGGCATACGAGGGTAGCGAGATATTGGCCTTAGATGGGTAAGTTCCCGAAATAGTCTTTCGTTTTTCCACTGCTAGGCAAGGGAAGACGATATTTGCTTTTCGATTAAAAATTATCACTTAAGAGCGTTAGACAAATGTATTAAATCAACATATAAATTGATCGTCTATTTCGTTCATTATATTCAAGGAGCGAGGATAATAACAATGTGATTGTTCACTTCAATATGATCTTTGATCCCTATGCGGGTCTGGTGAGTAGTGGTGACCTACTGGCCCTGTTCCATGAGGAATTGAGCGATCAACAGCGGCGACATTTCTCCAACATGACGGTGGATATATCCAGTTTGAGTATCAAAGAGACCACTGGTCTAATTGAAGAGCCCATCATGTCCAGCTCACCGCTGGGTGGTCACGACGAGACTACAGAACAATTGCCCACAACCACACCACAGCCACCGCGTCGTTGTGAACCGCTGCAATTGAACTATTGCCGAAATGTTGGCTATAACGTGACAACCTATCCGAATCTTTTGGGTCATGCCAATTATGAGCAAGTGGCCGAGGATGTCATTGTGTTCCGTGAATTGGTCGACGGTGAATGCTATCGGGAGGCTTACGATTTCATATGTCGTCTACTGCAGCCACCGTGTCAAGGTCACGGTTCGCTGCTGCAACCCACACCGGGTGCCATTTGCCGTGAATACTGTGAGTCCTTTATGGCCGGCTGCGGCGGTCGATTGCCGGCACGTTTTCGTCAGCATTTCGATTGTGAACGTTTCCCCGAATCGACGGGCAGCCAATCGTGCCAACAGAAGCCGCACTGTGTCAGCGACATGCAATCGAATGTCCAGAGTCCGCGGCTCTGTGATGGCTATGCCGATTGTCCGGATCTGTCGGATGAGCGAAGTTGCGCCTTCTGTGCCCCAAATGCTCTGTACTGCGGCCGTGGAAGAGCCTGTGTGCCGCGCAAGGCGAGATGTGATGGCAAGGCTGATTGCCCGGATGGTGCCGATGAAAAGGATTGCCGTAAGCTCAAACTTGGGGAGCAAAATTGAGttgatttttaaattacattCCTTTTGCCATTTGTTGCAGTTTCCATTGCTCCATTGGCTGCCGATCTACTCCAACCGGAGCCATTAGTACCATATCTTTCGCGTTTCCATGCGTCTGGCTATGCCGTCTTCTCAGAAAAGGGAGTTGTTGGCAAATTATGTGCCGAAGGTCTAGAGGGCGATGCCAAGTTGATAGTGCGTCAAACAGTCTCCGAGTCCCTATGCAAATCCCTGGGCTATGAGTAATGATGAATGAGATTAGGGAGAATGAGAGAAAATTCAACTAATCACATGCCATTTCTTTTTCGTCTCCCCAGATCCGTGGAAATCTTTGATGTGCAGAACGATACGGAACAGTTGACCGATTACGTACGTGTTCTGGATCCTCATGCGCCGGAAATTAGCTTCATACGGACCCATTGTCCACAACGTCAAGTGTTGTATGTGGGATGCGGGAATCTAAAGTGTGGCATTCAGTCAGCTCTATTCAATGCCAAGCAACACTTGTCCCTGCCCAAGATGTCATCGCCCGGCGATTGGCCATGGCTGGTGGCCCTCTTCCGTGAGGATATACACGTGTGCGATGGCACCTTGATATCAGAAGATTGGGTCCTCACCACCGAGAGCTGTTTCCAGGGTCAGCCACGTGCCACATGGATGGCCATTGTGGGAGCTGTCCGTCTCTCGGCCCGAGCACCCTGGACGCAAAGGCGACGCATCATTGGCATGATTAAGAGTCCCGTCGAAGGGTCAACAGCGGCTCTAGTGCGCCTGGAAACGCCAGTTAGTTTCTCTGACCATGTGCGGCCCATCTGCCTGCCGGATGCCCTTCAACGACGCCAACAGGCTGTCCAAAGGCGGGCATTTGTGCCCGTGGCTGAGCGTCTGGAGGCTGGgcttatgatgatgatgcaacCCTCCATAGCCCCTCAACAGCGCCGTTTGGCCCAGGAAACCCAACAATTCTTCCTGATACCATCCCAAGAGCAAATGTCACTATCCGAGGGTTCGGGTCACAGTGGCGACGGTGGAGAAGCGGATGATGATCAGGATCTCGAGCAGGATCAACCGTTGGCTGCAGCCTCACATATGCCAAGGGCAGAAGCATTGCAACAGGAACTGGATGGAGCCTATCCCCTTCCCGATCATGCGCCCCAAGTTAATTACTATGGTGGCGGTGGATCGTCCTCTTCATCCACATCGACTACTACGCGCAGTTCCACCAAATCGTCTCCTGCACATTCAGACCAAATCTGGACCAATTGCAATACCCTGGGCTGGTCCAGGCAGCGTGATCATTTGCAGCGTGTCCAATTGAAAATTGGCGACATGGCGCCATGTGAGAATGTCTCCATAGCCACCGTTAATTCCATGTGCATGGAGGCCACCTACCAGAAATACGATTGTACGGTAAGttataaaacatttgcattcGCCTTGCCCCTTTTGAAGAAACAGTTATCATCTCCCCCAGACGAGGGTACAGTTCGTACATTTGATTTGGTTCCTTTGAATACGATTAGCCGATCGCTAATTGATTGTGTATTACTTCAATTCCAATTTATGCATTCTCTTTTGCATCTTTATTCTGTCATCTACATCTACACAtgcaaatgtatgtatgtacatatgtatgtgtgtttgcaCTTAACTGCACTTTGTGGTACAGTTGACAAAGAAATTACCAGAAGGTTTGCGATTACAGTTACTAAACTAAGGGCCAAACTATAAAGCCAATATTTCTATACCcttacttacatatgtatgtatttcctttgtacattaatacaaatgtacatataaaaataatccTTTGTGTAAGAAATCGAATCACTAAGTTAGAAACCTCTCAAAACTTTAAATCAAAACTGTTTAGCATGTTCATAAGTCATCGTTTTCTTATAGATATACGCagccaatttttaattaaatataacaGAGATAAAATCAGTTATCATTGTGATTGTCACTGATGAAGCAAACACAGTTTATTGTTTGCCCAATTGCTACATAAaagatatgtatattatatacacGTCTGATCTTGTTTACACTTAGTAAAGTTATTTGAGTTAATACTGAACTCTTAACAATCATGTTTTACGACAATCTCGATTTTGTTTAGGCGTTTTAGCTAAGTTTTTGATCTAACATTCTATTCTTGCCCGATCGGTACAGATTAAgaatacatgtatgtacatatgagtATTCAGTCAACCGATATTTATCCGTTTAAGCATTACAAACAGTTGACTAAAAATTAATACACTACTTTTGCTAGGGTATTCAAACATGGTGAAAATATCATTAATACATAGattataaaaatatgttttttattgCTTAAACTTTAAAGTATTTCTAGTTAACAACTTCTTATAGTTATTTTTGCTAtctttgtatatgtatgcacatacatttatgtatttctatgtatatttttgatcaattTTGGTGTAGGCTTTTAGGAACTGCTGTGGTTCAACCGTTTTAAACttaacattaatttttttgagtatataatgtgtatgtacatgtgtagAAAACAGTTTTGGTTCAATTCTCTTCGTTTTGTATTTAAATACGTATGGAACGGCCTGGATTGGTGTTGGCGGATAATAATGAATTGGTAGAACGGCGCCGAGAATGCGATTCCTTCCCAGAATGTTGTATACGCAAACGTTTGGCCTTGGGAGGCGAGTACCGTTGCGGTTCTTGTTCCTCTATAATCAGCTCCTgctcatcctcatcatcatcatcatcttctttTCGcacatgttgttgttgttgatgttgctgctgtagCTGCTCACGTAGAAAACAGTTTTGCCGTCGAACAGGAGCAGCACAGGTGGATGGCAAAGCGCCTAGAAAACAATTCTGACGATACACAAAAACATAATCCGGGTAATCCATCTGCCTGTCCTTGTTCATCTCGGATGCCAATTGGTCTTGACTGGCCGACTCCTCATCTTCCTGACGCTTACGTTTTATCGCCTTGTTAACACCGCGTCGCAATTTCTGGTAGTCCACACGTAGATGAAACACAATCTCCGGCGATGGAAAGAGTAAGATGAAATATTCAAAGAGACGAGGCTCAAAAATGTAGCCACCCTTGCCATTGCTCAGGACCAAAGCAAATTGTTCATCCTCTGGGATACCAAAATGCGAAGCGGCTGTAAATGAAATTatgaattattattttgtcAAAAGAATGTCTTAGAAAGATTTAACTTACCTTGTGCTATGACCTCTTCGTAAGTGCTGCCCGACTTATAAACGAGAGAGCTCAATTCGTTTTGATAACTGATCTTTATGCAGTTCCCCAGATCCAAcatattgaaattgttttttaaccaattaattattttagttATATTGTTGCTGTTTTAATTATGTATGTGTCACTTTGGTTAGCGTTCGATCAGTTGAAGAGTTGCTCTcgaatattaaaaatgtttgtttcttttctttgttttttaactgATTTGGGCGCCGGAACTTCT contains:
- the LOC6644557 gene encoding uncharacterized protein LOC6644557 — its product is MSDIYYCSNSQIKKSRDADKLSSGATANTNANATAAVNDNKKSNNNNNNNNNNNNCNNNRNKEKKNWKGIVQSNPNPNGSGNGNGNGVGTGAGSTVPAAMIQPAKVFHNTRCTRHHKPHHLHSNGVGGLAAVGGLEATPHQRERDRERERERDRERERDREREQQQQQQQQQHHLQHHMHSHSQGLRRKSESVLSTDSDIRFTRRKLGDGQKCGCAVIAGFLIALLVAGIFVYIGYTYFRPEPLPDRIFRGRFMVLNDKWSMDLANQNSLRFQHKARDYRERINLTLRRSDLREAYEGSEILALDGSEDNNNVIVHFNMIFDPYAGLVSSGDLLALFHEELSDQQRRHFSNMTVDISSLSIKETTGLIEEPIMSSSPLGGHDETTEQLPTTTPQPPRRCEPLQLNYCRNVGYNVTTYPNLLGHANYEQVAEDVIVFRELVDGECYREAYDFICRLLQPPCQGHGSLLQPTPGAICREYCESFMAGCGGRLPARFRQHFDCERFPESTGSQSCQQKPHCVSDMQSNVQSPRLCDGYADCPDLSDERSCAFCAPNALYCGRGRACVPRKARCDGKADCPDGADEKDCLSIAPLAADLLQPEPLVPYLSRFHASGYAVFSEKGVVGKLCAEGLEGDAKLIVRQTVSESLCKSLGYESVEIFDVQNDTEQLTDYVRVLDPHAPEISFIRTHCPQRQVLYVGCGNLKCGIQSALFNAKQHLSLPKMSSPGDWPWLVALFREDIHVCDGTLISEDWVLTTESCFQGQPRATWMAIVGAVRLSARAPWTQRRRIIGMIKSPVEGSTAALVRLETPVSFSDHVRPICLPDALQRRQQAVQRRAFVPVAERLEAGLMMMMQPSIAPQQRRLAQETQQFFLIPSQEQMSLSEGSGHSGDGGEADDDQDLEQDQPLAAASHMPRAEALQQELDGAYPLPDHAPQVNYYGGGGSSSSSTSTTTRSSTKSSPAHSDQIWTNCNTLGWSRQRDHLQRVQLKIGDMAPCENVSIATVNSMCMEATYQKYDCTQEEYSGAPVQCLIPGTNQWALIGVSSWRIACGPTGVERPRMYDKISSNAAWIRETVNAV
- the LOC6644558 gene encoding uncharacterized protein LOC6644558, with the translated sequence MLDLGNCIKISYQNELSSLVYKSGSTYEEVIAQAASHFGIPEDEQFALVLSNGKGGYIFEPRLFEYFILLFPSPEIVFHLRVDYQKLRRGVNKAIKRKRQEDEESASQDQLASEMNKDRQMDYPDYVFVYRQNCFLGALPSTCAAPVRRQNCFLREQLQQQHQQQQHVRKEDDDDDEDEQELIIEEQEPQRYSPPKAKRLRIQHSGKESHSRRRSTNSLLSANTNPGRSIRI